One part of the Azospirillum sp. B510 genome encodes these proteins:
- a CDS encoding THUMP domain-containing class I SAM-dependent RNA methyltransferase, which produces MNTDKDKSGQTGPAQPFEIFLVAAPGLESVLCAEACDRGFANPTAVKGGVTVSGGWPEVWRANLELRGATRVLARIASFRALHLAQLDKRARRVPWADILRADVPVRVEASCKASRIYHAGAAAQRIERAIAEELGAPVVKGPKSPAKTGKDASEEDSAAQAGAIQIKARIDDDLCTISVDSSGESLHKRGHKEAVNKAPMRETLAALFLRQCGYDGRAPVVDPMCGSGTFVIEAAEIAAGLKPGRSRAFAFEQLASFDPCLWRSLRGAGAVTPPSVRFYGSDRDAGAITMSRANAERAGVSGWTDFAHHAISDLTPPEGPPGLVIVNPPYGARIGEGKSLIPLYHAMGQTLRTRFAGWRVGIITNEAALAKATELPFGEDGVTVSNGGIKVTLYRTEVLG; this is translated from the coding sequence ATGAACACCGACAAAGACAAGTCCGGCCAGACCGGCCCCGCCCAGCCCTTCGAGATCTTCCTGGTGGCGGCCCCCGGCCTGGAATCCGTGCTGTGCGCGGAAGCCTGCGACCGCGGCTTCGCCAACCCGACCGCCGTCAAGGGCGGGGTGACGGTGTCCGGCGGCTGGCCGGAGGTGTGGCGGGCCAATCTGGAGCTGCGCGGCGCCACCCGCGTGCTGGCGCGCATCGCCAGCTTCCGGGCGCTGCATCTGGCCCAGCTGGACAAGCGCGCCCGCCGGGTGCCCTGGGCCGACATCCTGCGCGCCGACGTGCCGGTGCGGGTCGAGGCGTCGTGCAAGGCCTCGCGCATCTATCATGCCGGCGCCGCCGCCCAGCGCATCGAACGCGCCATCGCCGAGGAGCTGGGCGCCCCGGTGGTCAAGGGTCCCAAGAGCCCCGCCAAGACCGGAAAGGACGCATCGGAGGAGGATTCGGCGGCCCAAGCGGGCGCGATCCAGATCAAGGCGCGCATCGACGACGACCTGTGCACCATCAGTGTCGACAGCTCCGGCGAGTCGCTGCACAAGCGCGGCCACAAGGAGGCGGTCAACAAGGCGCCGATGCGCGAGACGCTGGCCGCCCTGTTCCTGCGCCAGTGCGGCTATGACGGACGCGCGCCCGTGGTGGATCCGATGTGCGGATCCGGCACCTTCGTCATCGAGGCGGCCGAGATCGCCGCCGGCCTGAAGCCCGGCCGCTCGCGCGCCTTCGCCTTCGAACAGCTCGCCAGCTTCGACCCCTGCCTGTGGCGAAGCCTGCGCGGCGCCGGCGCGGTGACGCCGCCTTCGGTGCGTTTCTACGGCAGCGACCGCGACGCCGGCGCCATCACCATGAGCCGCGCCAACGCCGAACGCGCCGGGGTGTCGGGCTGGACCGACTTCGCGCATCACGCCATCAGCGACCTGACCCCGCCGGAGGGTCCGCCCGGCCTCGTCATCGTCAACCCGCCCTATGGCGCCCGCATCGGCGAGGGCAAGTCCCTGATCCCGCTCTATCACGCCATGGGCCAGACGCTGCGGACCCGCTTCGCCGGCTGGCGCGTCGGCATCATCACCAACGAGGCGGCCCTGGCCAAGGCGACGGAGCTGCCCTTCGGCGAGGACGGGGTGACGGTGTCGAACGGCGGGATCAAGGTGACGCTGTATCGGACGGAAGTGTTGGGGTGA
- a CDS encoding DUF2267 domain-containing protein has translation MPIPMEIQHASEEFERFLADARDVSALTTRNQTYTMVQGVLQVFRRRLSFEEAIRFAGVLPPVLRAIFVTDWNPDEPRLAFGDRAAMTREAQSLRRDHNFAPDSCIGDVATALRRHVDRQAFDRVIATLPEGAAEFWRVGTA, from the coding sequence ATGCCGATCCCGATGGAAATCCAGCATGCGTCGGAGGAGTTCGAGCGTTTCCTGGCCGACGCGCGCGATGTCTCCGCCCTGACGACCCGCAACCAGACCTACACCATGGTGCAGGGGGTGTTGCAGGTCTTCCGACGCCGCCTGTCCTTCGAAGAGGCGATCCGCTTCGCCGGGGTTCTGCCGCCGGTCCTGCGGGCGATCTTCGTGACAGACTGGAATCCCGACGAGCCGCGCCTGGCGTTCGGCGACCGCGCCGCCATGACCCGGGAGGCGCAATCGCTGCGCCGCGACCATAATTTCGCCCCCGACAGCTGCATCGGCGATGTGGCGACGGCCCTGCGCCGCCATGTCGACCGGCAGGCGTTCGACCGCGTCATCGCCACGCTGCCCGAGGGGGCGGCCGAGTTCTGGCGGGTGGGAACCGCGTAG